A genomic stretch from Scheffersomyces stipitis CBS 6054 chromosome 6, complete sequence includes:
- the SET1 gene encoding histone methyltransferase involved in gene regulation (Histone-lysine N-methyltransferase, H3 lysine-4 specific (COMPASS component SET1) (SET domain protein 1)), with protein MSRHRGFRRERSRYRSFNNNDYEDDDRETNGSTRGSRYPKDSRYSHNDSGNSQSSSVRLSRVPSGERSPSIASGHGFKSETPDITYSNIPGTDPVTGENSADKNFTKLLHHIDFLGKFPQSRDTDVRKNYRVVYDPELDKSLTKEERKSRTKKIRFNGESLPFSERTDPRTANLQFYFQRPNKKSKKFPFKQLPQPKFAFDKDSLGPAPQTELVVWDLPATTNEVYLTNYFKSYGDPIQDMKFVNDPINAVPLGIATFKFQGPPEKAMRLAKKLISIIRVEGAKVDGVDLRIALNDNDNNLLKNKIDLARDKLRASRQKREEEERRRLRRQQEEERAKRDEERKAAAESKRREEEAKVEKLQHQKTSGKNHSKFKPNTSTLSIRHHNKVVPGVFLPKELVKYIKDRPYIVIHDKYVSAKKVSSQDIKRALNKYDWTRVLSDRTGFFIVFNSLKECERCFFNEDGKRFFEFRLYMELAIPEGYDTSSIESAEDLLELQNKKHDILEEATNILIKEFETFLAKDIRERIIAPAVLDLLSHDKYPKLVEELKAKENASKPTSFVSTNDQLKQSALSILAGRKSQQSQSLPSFKKKVESPTKNKPLRKSLIPMQHALNYDHDSDEEDEDDSSRSATPAASILKRERSSTVTTVNNEDNEEQPSKKQKTGLQKSFLYESSSDEEMEDEDVSDGAASTMVINTEELELKDEGDVKKEAEDKAEEDIDYSKFEARYHPTERKPYTVYAETNLLPTDNFNLDVLQDVLKDEEDIKLAKEVLQETNPPSSDIRNIDYWAWKQKDISGASQEIVEDAELIEKLDSRLESQSGAFRSDGYRRIPDVDKIEYLPHRRKVHKPLQTVQHEEVEEEAGNRNNEGTNSAIQSSRVNRANNRRFAADITAQLGNETEVLSLNTLTKRKKPVSFARSAIHNWGLYALEPIAAKEMIIEYVGESIRQQVAEHREKSYLKTGIGSSYLFRIDENTVIDATKKGGIARFINHCCSPSCTAKIIKVDNQKRIVIYALRDIDANEELTYDYKFERETNDAERIRCLCGAPGCKGYLN; from the coding sequence ATGTCACGCCACAGAGGATTCAGGCGAGAACGGAGTCGATACCGTTCCTTCAATAATAACGATtacgaagatgatgacaGAGAAACCAACGGATCTACTCGAGGAAGCCGCTATCCCAAAGATAGTCGATATAGCCATAATGACTCTGGCAACTCGCAGAGCTCTTCAGTCAGACTCTCAAGAGTACCATCTGGAGAAAGATCACCCAGCATTGCCTCAGGCCACGGCTTCAAACTGGAGACTCCAGATATCACCTATCTGAATATCCCGGGAACTGATCCTGTGACAGGAGAAAACAGTGCCGACAAGAACTTCACCAAACTTTTGCATCACATCGACTTTTTAGGAAAGTTTCCCCAAAGCAGAGACACAGACGTAAGGAAAAATTACCGTGTAGTGTATGATCCCGAGCTTGACAAGAGTCTCACGAAAGAAGAACGTAAGTCTAGAACTAAAAAAATCAGGTTCAACGGTGAGTCGCTTCCGTTTCTGGAAAGAACCGATCCTAGAACAGCAAATCTCCAGTTCTATTTCCAGAGaccaaacaagaaatcaaagaaattcCCCTTTAAACAATTGCCTCAACCTAAATTTGCCTTTGACAAAGATTCATTGGGTCCAGCTCCGCAAACTGAGCTTGTAGTCTGGGACTTACCAGCTACAACTAATGAGGTATATTTGACTAATTATTTTAAGAGCTATGGTGATCCTATTCAAGACATGAAATTCGTTAACGACCCAATAAATGCCGTGCCGTTGGGTATTGCAACGTTCAAATTCCAAGGACCTCCAGAGAAAGCTATGAGATTGGCTAAGAAGCTTATCAGCATTATCAGAGTAGAAGGAGCTAAAGTAGATGGAGTAGACCTCAGAATTGCATTAAACGATAATGAtaacaacttgttgaagaacaagatcgaTTTGGCTCGTGATAAACTCCGTGCTAGCAGGCAAAAGCgagaagaggaagaaagaagaaggttgAGAAGAcaacaggaagaagaacgagCCAAAAGAGATGAAGAACGcaaggctgctgctgaatCCAAAAgacgagaagaagaagctaagGTGGAGAAgcttcaacatcaaaagaCATCTGGCAAGAACCATTCTAAATTCAAACCCAACACTAGCACGCTTTCAATTAGGCACCACAATAAAGTTGTACCGGGCGTTTTCTTGCCAAAGGAATTGGTCAAATACATCAAAGATCGTCCCTATATCGTTATACATGACAAATACGTTTCTGCCAAGAAGGTTTCGTCTCAGGATATCAAACGTGCTTTGAACAAATACGACTGGACAAGAGTATTGTCGGACAGAACTGGTTTCTTTATTGTGTTCAACAGTTTGAAGGAATGCGAACGATGCTTCTTTAATGAGGATGGAAAGAGGttttttgaattcagaCTTTACATGGAACTTGCTATTCCAGAAGGTTATGACACTAGTTCTATAGAGTCCGCTGAGGACCTTCTAGAGCTTCAAAACAAGAAACACgacatcttggaagaagcaacCAATATTTTGATTAAGGAATTCGAAACCTTCTTGGCTAAAGACATTAGAGAGAGAATTATTGCTCCAGCTGTTTTAGATTTATTGAGCCACGACAAGTACCCCAAATTGGTTGAGGAACTTAAAGCGAAGGAAAATGCTTCTAAACCTACGTCGTTTGTCAGCACAAACGATCAGCTCAAACAGTCTGCACTTTCCATTCTTGCCGGACGCAAATCGCAACAGTCTCAATCTCTACCCTCGTTCAAAAAGAAGGTAGAATCTCCTACCAAGAATAAACCACTTAGGAAGAGTCTCATTCCCATGCAACATGCTCTTAACTATGATCATGACtcagatgaagaggatgaagatgattctAGTAGATCTGCTACACCAGCTGCGCTGATCTTAAAAAGAGAACGTAGTTCTACTGTAACAACAGTAaacaatgaagataatgaagagCAACCGtccaagaaacagaagactGGGTTGCAAAAATCTTTCTTATAcgagtcttcttcagatgaagagatggaggatgaagatgtttcAGATGGTGCCGCGTCTACAATGGTAATTAATACAGAGGAGCTAGAATTAAAGGATGAGGGTGATGTAAAGAAGGAAGCTGAAGATAAAGCAGAGGAGGACATTGATTACTCCAAATTTGAAGCTAGATACCATCCTACGGAACGGAAGCCTTACACAGTGTATGCTGAAACGAACTTGTTACCCACTGataacttcaacttggatgTCTTACAGGATGTGCttaaagatgaagaggatatcaagttggccaaggaAGTGTTGCAGGAAACCAATCCGCCTTCGTCTGACATCAGAAACATTGATTACTGGGCTTGGAAACAAAAGGATATCAGTGGTGcttctcaagaaattgttgaagatgctgaattgattgaaaagttggacTCGCGACTTGAATCACAATCAGGAGCTTTCAGAAGCGATGGTTATAGAAGAATTCCTGATGTTGACAAGATTGAGTATTTGCCACACCGTCGTAAAGTTCATAAGCCACTTCAAACAGTACAGCATGAggaagtggaagaagaggctGGTAATAGAAATAATGAAGGTACCAATAGTGCTATCCAAAGTTCACGTGTCAACCGTGCCAACAATAGAAGATTTGCTGCGGACATTACAGCTCAGCTTGGTAATGAAACCGAAGTGTTGAGTTTGAATACGTTGaccaagagaaagaagccGGTGTCTTTTGCCCGTTCTGCCATTCATAACTGGGGATTATACGCCTTGGAGCCTATAGCTGCTAAGGAAATGATTATCGAGTATGTTGGTGAGAGTATTAGACAACAGGTAGCAGAGCATCGTGAGAAGAGCTACTTGAAGACTGGTATTGGGTCGTCGTATCTTTTCAGAATCGACGAGAACACGGTCATTGACGCAACAAAGAAAGGAGGCATTGCTAGATTCATCAACCATTGCTGTAGTCCTAGTTGTACTGCTAAGATTATCAAGGTAGACAAtcagaagagaattgtCATTTACGCCTTGAGAGATATCGATGCCAACGAAGAATTGACCTACGACTACAAATTCGAGAGAGAGACCAATGATGCTGAGAGGATCAGATGTTTGTGTGGAGCACCTGGTTGTAAGGGCTATTTGAACTAA
- a CDS encoding predicted protein: MSSQQDPWNAQQRPLTQQFNRSHPPVLPPPATLEAGGQAFYPLPSLPSLGNGAGHPQPGHSFNIPSINPTGEVQIHNDPNRQSQELRRPSNVAINPPAPQLPPPATIAASTAEQQQQQQVTAQHSTQPPAIGGGIPNRSSTTN, from the exons ATGTCCAGTCAGCAAGATCCCTGGAACGCCCAACAGCGTCCGTTGACCCAGCAGTTCAA CCGTCTGCACCCTCCAGTACTCCCTCCACCAGCAACCCTAGAAGCAG GTGGACAGGCGTTCTATCCCTTGCCCAGTTTGCCGTCATTAGGTAACGGAGCCGGTCATCCACAGCCCGGTCACAGCTTTAACATCCCCTCCATAAACCCCACTGGAGAAGTACAAATACATAACGATCCGAACAGACAGAGTCAGGAGTTGAGGAGACCTTCAAATGTCGCTATAAATCCTCCGGCTCCTCAATTACCTCCTCCTGCAACAATTGCTGCATCTACTGCtgaacaacaacagcaacaacaagtaACAGCGCAGCATTCGACACAGCCTCCTGCTATTGGAGGAGGCATTCCTAACAGATCTTCTACCACGAAT
- the RBP11 gene encoding RNA polymerase II core subunit gives MNAPDRFELFILPDGVDKIKITPDSKVPNAAIIKIEREDHTLANLLRAQLLKDPRVLFAAYKVEHPLFANFVLRIQTEDDYSPREALKNACSGLISELDVIKNRFKDEWALKSLLNTNEDDY, from the exons ATGAACGCCCCAGACAGATTCGAGTTGTTCATCTTGCCAGATGGTGTTGATAA AATAAAGATCACTCCAGATTCAAAGGTGCCCAACGCAGCCATTATTAaaatagaaagagaagaccacaccttggccaacttgttgCGTGCACAATTGTTAAAGGACCCAAGAGTGCTATTCGCTGCCTACAAGGTAGAACATCCTTTGTTTGCAAACTTTGTGTTGAGAATCCAGACAGAAGATGATTACTCGCCCAGAGAAGCGTTGAAGAATGCCTGTTCGGGATTGATTAGCGAGTTGGACGTTATCAAGAACAGATTCAAGGACGAATGGGCTCTTAAGTCCTTGTTGAACActaatgaagatgattaTTAA
- the SIN3 gene encoding transcription regulatory protein (DNA binding protein involved in transcriptional regulation~go_component nucleus~go_process regulation of transcription, DNA-dependent): protein MKDFKSQSIDTPGVIDRVSTLFRGHRNLIQGFNTFLPPGYRIECSLDPSDPNPIRVTTPTGTTTRPNINNGTYGQRWGNEEQGHQQIAAGQYSQDQQQLQAQHQMQQQVAENGGGQIEFNHAISYVNKIKTRFANQPDIYKQFLEILQTYQREQKPIAEVYEQVTVLFANSPDLLDDFKQFLPDTSNQAYVQQQAQQQAVTEGAYSANNATAQLPPVGNFQPPTGLSPSAAQPYPQQNFQVPSGNPEPHGITVVTEQELPKKKKSLSEGYTYDNYEDAQISSVRGGPQVKTGTTKAVASGKNGPVSTITVNPTLVPGIPEPVPPSASVKTSSLSEEISFFDKVKKAIGNKQSYNDFLKILNLYSQEIIDKRTLVERVNGFIGDSHPDLFNWFKSFVGYEEKPQHIENITFKKHQLELSLCKAYGPSYRQLPKAETYMPCSGRDEMCWEVLNDEWVGHPTWASEDSGFIAHRKNQYEEILFKIEEERLEFDYYMESNLRTIQILETIANRIANMTPEQKANFKLPPGLGHNSTTIYKKVIRKIYDKDRGFEVIDALHENPAIAVPIVLKRLKQKDEEWKRAQREWNKVWREMEQKVFYKSLDHLGLTFKQADKKLLTAKQLVSEISSVKVEQQNKRLHPLTPKPQEQLSYVFKDYDILKDILKLADVFINRSSNYSSNDRDKLTQFFQFFVSLFFGIPTEDIERALTSRGKSEKTTADETDENGTTSENAEASGQSLIPKKRSRESDLLRDVLKKQSKSKKDERSDSPTPQSNDLEEQELVDEVEKSSELWIKTANTKFSLNDDDSDTKRDKYNFFCNTTIYVFFRHLRTLYERLEEIKAMNEEVGKEIRARRHPRFAKDLNLLSHQLEDMGVEILGTKDCYLQVLELSERLIEGEIEHQWFEESLRQGYRNRAYKVYTVDKVVQAMVKHMHSMVTDSKTSEMMVLYESDRSSPTSTAKDQILYRMQVRALMSTDENMFKITFKESTNSANIQFVSLDDLTINDHENAEEEYNYYVTSYVMSHPTEGVPASKINMPFSRSFIESVDEDQVEGRVSSGLKVSVCENSYRLFFEANSHDEFTSKVVYNKQAEDGKKKSEKVDALRKLINDDEVGWKRGLAGDEDANLLDQQAKALFEKGSSAYFQFSTKKEVVEPKKEAEPHTEAVAQVSETETRHDADATVVQENNDTTIQQDVNDTTTDETTVNQDDASIIAEGQTEHSTITVIPGKEA from the coding sequence ATGAAAGATTTCAAGTCGCAGAGTATCGACACTCCAGGCGTCATCGACAGAGTATCTACTTTGTTCAGAGGCCATCGTAACTTGATACAAGGCTTCAACACCTTTTTGCCACCTGGATATCGCATTGAATGCTCTTTAGATCCGTCGGACCCCAATCCGATTAGAGTCACGACGCCTACAGGTACCACTACCAGACccaatatcaacaatggCACCTATGGTCAGAGATGGGGCAACGAAGAACAAGGACATCAGCAAATTGCAGCTGGTCAATATTCTCAAgaccagcagcagcttcagGCTCAACACCAGATGCAACAACAGGTTGCTGAAAATGGAGGCGGCCAGATCGAATTCAATCATGCTATTTCCTATGTTAACAAGATTAAGACTAGATTCGCTAACCAGCCAGATATTTACAAGcagttcttggaaatcttgcAAACGTACCAGAGAGAACAGAAACCGATTGCCGAAGTGTACGAACAAGTAACAGTTCTTTTTGCCAATTCGCCAGACTTACTAGACGACTTCAAACAGTTCTTGCCTGACACCAGCAACCAAGCCtatgttcaacaacaagctcAACAGCAAGCAGTTACTGAAGGAGCTTACTCTGCCAATAATGCTACTGCGCAGTTACCTCCAGTAGGCAACTTTCAGCCTCCTACCGGCTTGAGTCCTAGTGCTGCTCAGCCATATCCTCAACAAAACTTTCAAGTACCTTCTGGTAATCCTGAGCCACATGGAATAACTGTAGTTACCGAACAAGAGTTGCctaaaaagaaaaagtcatTGTCAGAAGGATATACATACGACAATTATGAAGATGCTCAAATCTCGAGCGTCAGAGGAGGACCGCAGGTCAAGACTGGTACTACGAAGGCAGTCGCTTCTGGTAAGAATGGGCCTGTATCTACAATTACAGTAAATCCAACATTAGTGCCAGGAATTCCCGAGCCTGTTCCACCTTCTGCCAGTGTCAAAACGTCGtctcttctggaagaaaTCTCATTCTTTGACAAGGTCAAGAAGGCTATCGGCAACAAACAGAGTTAcaatgatttcttgaagatcttgaatttgtaTTCACAGGAAATTATCGACAAGAGAACTTTGGTCGAAAGAGTAAATGGCTTCATTGGCGACAGCCACCCAGACCTattcaactggttcaagtCCTTTGTAGGCTACGAAGAGAAACCTCAGCACATCGAAAACATCACATTCAAAAAGCATCAATTGGAGTTGTCATTGTGTAAAGCATATGGTCCATCCTATAGACAATTACCCAAAGCTGAGACCTACATGCCTTGTTCTGGTAGAGATGAAATGTGTTGGGAGGTGTTGAATGACGAATGGGTCGGACATCCAACATGGGCCTCTGAAGATTCTGGGTTCATTGCTCATCGTAAAAATcaatatgaagaaattttgttcaagattgaagaagaaaggctTGAGTTTGACTACTACATGGAATCCAATTTGAGAACTATTCAGATTTTGGAGACTATTGCCAATAGAATAGCAAATATGACCCCTGAGCAAAAGgcaaacttcaaattgCCTCCAGGATTGGGACACAATTCCACAACTATTTACAAAAAAGTTATCAGAAAAATCTACGACAAAGACCGTGGGTTCGAAGTAATCGATGCTTTGCATGAGAACCCGGCCATTGCCGTTCCCATCGTTTTGAAGAGATTAAAACAAAAGGATGAAGAATGGAAGAGAGCTCAAAGGGAATGGAACAAGGTTTGGAGAGAAATGGAGCAGAAGGTATTCTACAAATCGTTGGATCATTTGGGTTTGACATTCAAGCAAGCTGAtaagaagttgttgaccGCCAAGCAGCTTGTGAGTGAAATCAGTAGCGTCAAGGTTGAACAGCAAAACAAGAGATTGCACCCTCTAACTCCCAAGccacaagaacaattgagCTACGTTTTCAAAGACTACGATATTTTGAAGGATATTTTGAAATTAGCTGATGTTTTTATCAACCGTTCGTCTAACTACTCTTCGAATGACAGAGACAAGTTGACccaattcttccaattctttgtTTCGTTATTCTTTGGTATCCCTACTGAAGATATCGAAAGGGCTTTAACGTCTAGAGGTAAATCCGAGAAAACCACTGCTGATGAAActgatgaaaatggaacCACTTCCGAAAATGCAGAAGCCAGTGGTCAATCACTTATTCCTAAGAAGCGTAGCCGTGAATCTGATTTGTTACGTGatgtcttgaagaaacaatcaaagtcaaagaaagaTGAACGCTCTGATTCTCCTACTCCACAAAGTAacgatcttgaagaacaggaaTTGGTCGATGAAGTCGAGAAGTCCAGCGAATTGTGGATCAAGACTGCCAACACAAAGTTTTCCTTGAATGACGATGACAGTGATACCAAACGCGAcaagtacaacttcttctgtaaCACTACTATATATGTCTTTTTCCGCCATTTGAGAACTTTGTATGAACGcttggaagaaatcaaggcTATGAATGAGGAAGTTGGTAAGGAAATCAGAGCTCGTAGACATCCTCGTTTTGCCAAAGATTTGAATTTACTTTCtcaccaacttgaagacatGGGTGTCGAGATTCTTGGAACTAAGGATTGTTACTTGCAAGTGTTAGAGTTGTCGGAAAGATTGATTGAAGGTGAGATCGAGCACCAGTGGTTCGAAGAATCCTTACGTCAAGGGTACAGAAACAGAGCCTACAAAGTCTACACAGTAGACAAAGTTGTTCAAGCCATGGTTAAGCACATGCATTCAATGGTAACTGATTCCAAGACGTCGGAAATGATGGTTTTGTATGAGTCTGACAGATCCAGTCCAACGTCTACAGCAAAGGATCAAATCTTGTACAGAATGCAAGTAAGAGCTTTGATGTCAACTGATGAGAATATGTTCAAAATTACGTTTAAGGAGAGTACCAACAGCGCCAACATTCAGTTTGTGAGCTTAGATGATTTGACTATTAATGACCACGAAAATGCAGAAGAGGAATACAACTACTATGTTACAAGTTACGTTATGTCCCATCCTACTGAAGgtgtaccagcttcaaAGATTAACATGCCATTTTCGAGATCTTTCATTGAGtctgttgatgaagatcaagTGGAAGGTAGAGTATCGTCTGGATTGAAGGTTTCTGTTTGTGAAAACTCGTACAGATTGTTTTTTGAAGCAAACTCCCATGATGAGTTCACTTCAAAGGTTGTATACAACAAGCAagcagaagatggaaagaagaaatccGAAAAGGTTGATGCTTTGAGAAAGCTAATCAACGATGACGAGGTTGGTTGGAAACGCGGTTTGGCTGGTGACGAGGATGCTAACCTCTTAGATCAGCAAGCCAAAGCTCTCTTTGAGAAAGGTAGCTCTGCGtactttcaattttcaacaaaaaaggaagttgttgaaccCAAAAAAGAAGCCGAACCCCACACTGAGGCTGTTGCTCAAGTTTCAGAAACCGAAACAAGGCATGATGCTGATGCAactgttgttcaagaaaataaCGACACCActattcaacaagatgtcAATGACACAACTACTGATGAGACCACTGTTAATCAGGATGACGCTAGTATCATAGCCGAGGGTCAGACTGAACATTCCACCATTACTGTAATTCCAGGTAAGGAGGCATGA
- the NUO21.2 gene encoding NADH-ubiquinone oxidoreductase 21 kDa subunit, mitochondrial precursor (Complex I-21KD) (CI-21KD) (NADH-ubiquinone oxidoreductase 21 kDa subunit, mitochondrial precursor (NUYM) (Complex I-21KD) (CI-21KD)~go_function oxidoreductase activity, acting on NADH or NADPH~go_process electron transport) has protein sequence IVSGAPKDLITSRVVRIYKESKPATQSGHYNGHLWKLDWDVLGKSNRWENDLMGYQGSGDYMQGTIMKFDTKEAAIKFAEGQGWDHYVQEPKTRHFRKKDYSANFYHSAGPLKHIRTK, from the coding sequence ATCGTTTCGGGAGCCCCCAAGGACTTGATCACCTCCAGAGTAGTAAGAATATACAAGGAATCCAAGCCTGCTACGCAATCGGGACACTACAACGGTCATCTCTGGAAATTGGACTGGGACGTCTTGGGCAAAAGTAACAGATGGGAAAACGACTTGATGGGGTACCAGGGCTCTGGTGACTACATGCAAGGAACCATAATGAAGTTCGACACCAAAGAAGCAGCCATCAAGTTTGCTGAGGGCCAAGGCTGGGACCACTATGTTCAAGAACCAAAGACCAGACACTTCAGAAAGAAGGACTACTCCGCCAACTTCTACCACTCTGCTGGACCTTTGAAACACATTAGAACCAAGTAA
- the CDC5 gene encoding CDC5 (dispensable for premeiotic DNA synthesis and recombination, but required for tripartite synaptonemal complexes, haploidization, and spores~go_function protein kinase activity; ATP binding; protein serine/threonine kinase activity~go_process protein amino acid phosphorylation; cell cycle~go_function protein kinase activity; ATP binding; protein serine/threonine kinase activity~go_process protein amino acid phosphorylation; cell cycle), translated as MSNLRTQSLQPLQPLSGGQLNNRVNNVTPIKQPVRRLKENVETIAPPPSNTAKPQQQKKKKEKLSALCKTPPSIVRTRNGRDYRRGNFLGEGGFARCFQMKDSSGQIYAAKTVAKASIKNEKTKTKLLSEIKIHKSLKHANIVNFIDCFEDDVNVYILLEICPNQSLMELLKTRKRVSEPEVRFFMVQIVGAIKYLHSRRVIHRDLKLGNIFFDPDMNLKIGDFGLATVLPSNSTRKYTICGTPNYIAPEVLGGKNTGHSFEVDVWAIGIMMYALLVGKPPFQAKDVQVIYERIKKTEYGFPEDKPISDSAKALIKDLLSLNPIHRPTIDEILSYEWFKGPFPEKTHELSLNGTPSGLDQISLAQSALNFNNTKTNAGIYTPKNRNPVEILRSDLHSEQPRAMLPQSLSPNDTKNKYEEVDPTSLGRPRKINLSSNYSTTLKRLNNICLETYQNMRRLQYSQHESIDVMELPRCENPTLISKWVDYSNKYGFSYQMNNDDIGVLFNDGNTLLKLHNSDRFLELIYHENEGWTCIENSSSHPPTQTRRQLEIVDFFAKYMNSNLSKVSENEERKETVFLRRYTRTPEYIMFEMTNGNFQFNFKDHHKICVSKNGLAITHISPSRAIQTHPLILILKQGNFPSEEVPECLEKIAVIKDAIKKKAFKET; from the coding sequence aTGTCAAATCTCCGTACACAGTCCTTGCAGCCGTTACAACCCTTGAGCGGTGGtcaattgaacaacagaGTCAACAATGTGACTCCCATCAAACAGCCAGTTAGACGTTTAAAGGAAAATGTGGAGACCATTGCACCTCCACCTTCCAACACAGCAAAGCCACAACagcaaaagaaaaagaaggaaaaaCTCTCAGCGCTCTGCAAGACTCCTCCCTCAATTgtcagaaccagaaacgGCAGAGACTACCGCCGTGGGAACTTTCTTGGAGAAGGTGGGTTTGCTCGTTGCTTCCAGATGAAAGACTCCTCTGGTCAAATCTATGCTGCGAAGACCGTTGCCAAAGCCTCtatcaagaacgaaaagACCAAGACCAAGTTGCTCTCCGAAATCAAGATCCACAAGTCGTTGAAACATGCCAACATTGTCAACTTCATTGACTGTTTTGAGGATGACGTCAATGTCTATATTCTCTTAGAGATCTGCCCCAACCAGTCGTTAATGGAACTCTTGAAAACGAGAAAGAGGGTGTCTGAACCTGAGGTCAGATTCTTCATGGTCCAGATCGTCGGTGCCATCAAATACTTGCACTCGAGAAGAGTTATCCACAGAGACTTGAAGCTCGGCAATATCTTTTTTGATCCCGAcatgaacttgaagatcgGTGACTTTGGTTTGGCAACTGTCTTGCCTTCTAACTCCACAAGAAAGTACACCATCTGTGGAACACCTAACTACATTGCGCCAGAAGTCTTGGGAGGTAAGAATACGGGTCACAGCTTCGAAGTCGACGTCTGGGCCATTGGGATCATGATGTATGCTCTCTTGGTAGGAAAGCCACCTTTCCAAGCCAAAGACGTTCAGGTGATCTACgaaagaatcaagaagaccGAATACGGTTTCCCTGAAGATAAGCCTATTTCTGACTCTGCCAAAGCATTGATCAAGGATTTGTTAAGTTTGAATCCTATCCACAGACCTACCATTGACGAAATCTTGAGCTACGAATGGTTCAAGGGTCCGTTCCCAGAAAAGACTCACGAGTTGAGTTTGAACGGCACACCTTCTGGACTTGACCAGATCTCGTTGGCTCAATCGGCTTTaaacttcaacaacaccaagaCCAATGCTGGTATCTATACTCCTAAGAATAGGAACCCAGTGGAAATCTTGAGATCTGACTTGCACTCGGAGCAACCTAGAGCCATGCTTCCACAGTCATTGTCGCCTAATGATACCAAGAATAAGTACGAAGAGGTGGATCCAACGCTGTTAGGCAGACCCAGAAAGATAAACCTCAGTAGCAACTACTCTACTACTCTCAAACGTCTCAATAACATCTGTTTGGAAACGTACCAAAACATGAGAAGATTGCAGTACTCTCAACACGAAAGTATAGATGTGATGGAGTTGCCCAGATGCGAGAACCCTACATTAATTAGCAAGTGGGTAGACTACTCCAACAAGTATGGCTTCTCGTACCAGATGAACAACGACGATATCGGAGTTTTGTTCAACGACGGCAATACCTTGTTGAAACTTCACAACTCTGACCGcttcttggagttgatctACCATGAAAACGAAGGCTGGACCTGTATTGAGAACTCAAGCAGTCATCCACCCACCCAGACCAGAAGACAATTGGAGATCGTTGACTTCTTCGCCAAATACATGAACAgcaacttgtccaaggTGAGCGAgaacgaagaaagaaaagaaacagTTTTCTTAAGACGCTACACTAGAACTCCGGAATACATTATGTTTGAAATGACGAACGGGAACTTccagttcaacttcaaggaCCATCACAAAATCTGCGTCTCGAAGAACGGATTGGCCATTACTCACATATCTCCTAGCCGTGCCATACAAACACATCCCTTGATCTTAATATTAAAGCAGGGCAACTTCCCCTCCGAAGAAGTGCCTGAATGCTTGGAAAAGATTGCTGTTATCAAAGatgccatcaagaagaaagcattCAAGGAAACCTAG